In Thalassotalea sp. Sam97, a single window of DNA contains:
- a CDS encoding globin domain-containing protein, which yields MLSASDITIVKSTIPLIEAAGSQVTDRFYQRLFEHYPELRAMFDHQRQQNGQQSIALFEAIVGYAKHIDELDKLQSIIANINKRHVTAHVQAEHYQMVGEQLLATMRELFAEQFSLDVERAWRNAYLQLAELFIGNEQCLYQRAKSG from the coding sequence ATGCTGTCAGCAAGCGACATCACCATAGTAAAAAGCACCATTCCTTTAATCGAAGCCGCCGGATCTCAAGTTACCGATCGTTTCTATCAACGTTTGTTTGAACATTATCCAGAACTTCGAGCAATGTTTGATCACCAGCGACAACAAAACGGGCAACAAAGCATCGCCTTATTTGAAGCGATAGTGGGGTATGCAAAGCATATTGATGAGCTCGATAAGTTACAGTCGATTATCGCAAACATAAACAAGCGCCACGTTACGGCACATGTGCAAGCAGAGCATTACCAAATGGTGGGTGAGCAGTTACTTGCTACCATGCGTGAATTATTTGCTGAGCAATTTAGCCTCGATGTTGAACGAGCTTGGCGCAATGCGTATTTACAACTTGCTGAGTTATTTATTGGCAATGAACAATGTTTATATCAACGAGCTAAATCGGGGTAG
- a CDS encoding response regulator transcription factor, with translation MRDLDCSLLLIEDDLPLADLICTFLQAHGCRVTHISKGLDVNKLASHAQFDMVLCDVMLPDIDGFRLQPILKNKVNCPVIFLTAMGEDEHHIKGLELGAIDYIIKPVDPNVLVARIRSNLGKNQRVPTSNLLALTDLVLDNRRKVVEYQGVALDLTGNDFDLLWIFAQHQGEPLSREFLFQAIVGREYNGLDRIIDARTMRLRKKITDFNIPGLSISTVWGKGYLFTYDSTSQPVQSISQVS, from the coding sequence ATGCGTGATTTAGATTGTTCACTGTTATTAATCGAAGATGACTTACCTCTTGCCGATTTAATTTGTACTTTTTTGCAAGCTCATGGCTGTCGAGTAACTCATATTAGTAAAGGGCTTGATGTTAATAAACTAGCGAGTCATGCTCAGTTTGATATGGTGCTTTGTGATGTAATGTTACCTGACATTGATGGCTTTCGGTTGCAGCCAATCCTAAAAAATAAAGTAAATTGTCCGGTTATCTTTTTAACCGCCATGGGAGAAGACGAACATCACATTAAGGGCTTAGAGCTTGGTGCGATTGATTACATTATCAAACCGGTTGATCCTAATGTATTAGTAGCGAGAATACGCTCTAACCTTGGCAAAAACCAGAGGGTACCAACGAGTAACCTTCTTGCGTTGACGGATTTAGTTTTAGACAACAGGCGCAAGGTTGTTGAATATCAGGGTGTGGCACTGGATTTAACCGGTAATGATTTTGACTTATTGTGGATTTTTGCTCAACACCAAGGTGAGCCGTTATCACGAGAATTTTTATTTCAGGCTATTGTTGGCCGAGAGTATAATGGGCTTGATCGCATTATTGATGCACGCACCATGCGTTTGCGGAAAAAAATTACCGACTTTAATATCCCTGGCTTGTCTATCTCAACGGTATGGGGCAAAGGCTATTTATTTACCTATGATTCGACATCGCAACCTGTTCAGTCAATCAGCCAGGTTTCCTAA
- a CDS encoding MipA/OmpV family protein, with amino-acid sequence MVGKIQAQANDVPVNQWQFAMSFGYGSIETPIANHQNLDIYILPNISYYGERFFIDNTTLGYALYEQGPWFVDVVGKLNEDGLYFKFDNVGALAAVGLDFGRGWSGFDIASVERDVSYLAGIAVNYETPLIQTSVRFYQDISSVHNGSELEVSAAKYVNIADWLLTGEVSITHKSHELLSYYYQLARNESVMMIGTYTPLHSGTNINAKFVADYRLTEQLSFSFSYRQTWLTDEITNSPIVDTDSIAMFFSGVTYTF; translated from the coding sequence ATGGTTGGCAAAATACAAGCACAAGCTAACGATGTTCCGGTTAATCAGTGGCAATTTGCCATGAGTTTCGGTTACGGTAGCATTGAAACTCCGATTGCCAATCATCAAAACCTCGATATTTATATCCTGCCTAACATTAGCTACTATGGTGAGCGCTTCTTTATTGATAACACCACTTTAGGTTACGCCTTATACGAGCAGGGACCTTGGTTTGTCGATGTGGTTGGTAAGCTAAATGAAGATGGTTTGTATTTTAAGTTTGATAATGTAGGCGCATTAGCTGCTGTAGGCCTAGATTTTGGTCGTGGTTGGAGTGGCTTTGATATCGCCTCAGTAGAGCGTGATGTATCGTATTTAGCAGGTATCGCGGTTAATTACGAAACGCCATTAATACAAACAAGTGTGCGCTTTTATCAAGATATTAGCAGTGTCCACAATGGCAGTGAACTGGAAGTGAGTGCAGCTAAATACGTTAACATTGCCGATTGGCTATTAACTGGTGAAGTGAGTATTACCCATAAAAGCCACGAGTTACTGAGCTACTATTATCAGCTTGCTCGCAATGAATCGGTAATGATGATTGGTACCTATACACCTCTACATAGTGGCACGAATATCAACGCTAAATTCGTGGCCGATTACCGTTTAACAGAACAATTATCTTTCAGTTTTTCATATCGACAGACTTGGTTAACTGACGAAATAACCAATAGTCCTATTGTTGATACTGATAGCATCGCTATGTTTTTTAGCGGTGTTACTTACACGTTTTAA
- a CDS encoding ATP-binding protein, with protein MRFQFFRLYLLIIIAVSVVVFSFDQFMDSIDESDEGYTMSVDYLFEAYSQRQNNKQQVTVPLPTFRYTPLASLALPDDLQTLLQQHRTIAVTNEQQQTYYYRLTNKPDQVVQLGPVIAKPRKGDAVLYLALLFYGCLAILLLLFMRPMFRDLRILQQDAQAFGRQPVAMQSDIRSSSSIYPLASAFHRMSSKIVDFIDMNKDLSRAISHEIRTPLARMKFMLALISDQIDEKKQKQIHNDIREIELLVNDYLSFSKVESQLSTEQVKQYSPQALLKVIKKKFAVYSDDIDITISAKGDKAWFHKDAIALAMQNLITNALRYADRRIDISFECDDEHCRLTVADDGPGLQAHNQASSVDNSNREKHSEHKSFGLGLYLVKKIAILHEGTFTITRSERLGGAEIQLCWPNRRI; from the coding sequence ATGCGCTTTCAATTTTTCCGGCTTTATTTATTGATTATTATTGCCGTTAGCGTGGTTGTTTTTTCATTTGATCAATTTATGGATTCGATCGATGAAAGCGATGAAGGCTACACGATGAGCGTTGACTACCTGTTTGAGGCATATAGTCAACGACAAAATAATAAGCAACAGGTAACGGTGCCATTACCGACATTCCGTTATACCCCCCTAGCCAGTTTAGCGTTGCCTGATGATCTGCAGACACTGTTGCAACAACACCGAACAATTGCTGTAACCAACGAGCAACAGCAAACCTATTATTATCGACTGACGAATAAACCAGACCAAGTGGTGCAGCTTGGTCCTGTCATCGCAAAGCCCCGTAAAGGTGATGCGGTATTGTATTTGGCGTTATTGTTTTATGGTTGTTTAGCCATATTGTTATTGTTGTTTATGCGCCCTATGTTTCGGGATTTACGCATATTGCAACAAGATGCTCAAGCCTTTGGTCGCCAACCTGTTGCCATGCAAAGTGATATCCGCAGTAGTTCCAGCATTTATCCTTTAGCGTCAGCGTTTCATCGCATGTCGAGCAAAATTGTCGATTTTATCGATATGAATAAAGATTTATCTCGAGCTATTTCTCATGAAATTCGTACGCCATTGGCGCGAATGAAGTTTATGTTGGCTCTGATATCTGACCAGATAGATGAGAAGAAACAAAAACAAATTCATAATGATATTCGTGAAATAGAGTTGCTCGTTAATGATTACTTATCTTTTTCTAAAGTAGAAAGCCAATTGTCGACCGAACAGGTAAAGCAGTATTCACCGCAGGCATTACTAAAAGTCATTAAAAAGAAATTTGCGGTGTATAGTGATGATATCGATATCACCATTTCGGCCAAAGGTGATAAGGCATGGTTTCATAAAGATGCCATCGCCTTAGCCATGCAAAACTTAATAACCAATGCGCTGCGTTATGCCGATAGGCGCATTGATATTAGCTTTGAGTGTGATGATGAACATTGCCGTTTAACGGTCGCCGATGATGGACCTGGTTTGCAAGCTCATAATCAGGCATCTTCCGTAGATAATAGCAATCGAGAAAAACACAGTGAACACAAGAGTTTCGGTCTCGGTTTATATTTGGTCAAGAAGATCGCTATTTTACATGAAGGCACATTCACTATCACGCGTTCTGAGCGTTTAGGTGGTGCCGAAATTCAGCTGTGCTGGCCGAATCGTCGTATCTAG
- a CDS encoding DUF882 domain-containing protein yields MSLVCLNRRKFFKQASAAVVLGATLPFVSANAYAKLNNSSDVKRLKFYNRHTNERIEGVFFANGQFKQNTLAKFNNHLRDHRRGEQTNMDPKLFEFLHKIQQRLNYDGEIHIISGYRSPQTNAMLASKSKGGVAKKSFHMQGKAIDFAMPGVDLKRVRDAAKSLKLGGVGYYPVSGFVHIDTAHVRSWSGK; encoded by the coding sequence ATGAGCTTAGTTTGTCTAAATCGTCGTAAATTTTTTAAGCAAGCATCAGCGGCAGTTGTCCTAGGTGCAACGTTACCGTTTGTATCTGCTAATGCCTACGCAAAGTTAAACAACAGCAGTGACGTAAAACGCTTAAAGTTCTACAACCGCCATACCAATGAACGCATTGAAGGGGTATTCTTTGCTAATGGTCAATTTAAGCAAAATACCTTAGCTAAGTTTAACAACCATTTGCGTGATCATCGCCGTGGCGAGCAAACCAATATGGATCCTAAATTATTCGAATTTTTACACAAAATTCAGCAACGCCTAAATTATGATGGCGAAATCCATATTATTTCTGGTTATCGTTCTCCACAAACGAATGCGATGTTAGCGAGTAAAAGCAAGGGTGGTGTTGCTAAGAAAAGTTTTCATATGCAAGGTAAAGCCATTGACTTTGCTATGCCTGGTGTTGACTTAAAACGCGTGCGTGATGCGGCAAAAAGCTTAAAGCTTGGTGGTGTCGGCTATTATCCGGTATCAGGCTTTGTGCATATTGATACCGCTCATGTACGCAGCTGGAGCGGTAAGTAA
- a CDS encoding DUF3019 domain-containing protein — MFVVKPINKLLIFWLLFAIAEVNADDGNVHIWQGTTTNDELKRGLSVLPNVCVIQELGDYCEQEIIITLTLTNKLDVCIYQQPDNKKIWCDYDVITATVKTLINTNKDVTLVIQDMLTGEEYGYTDVHVSVYQPVQKRRKRRYGMGFL, encoded by the coding sequence ATGTTTGTTGTTAAGCCTATCAATAAACTACTCATCTTCTGGTTGTTATTCGCTATTGCTGAGGTTAACGCCGATGACGGCAATGTTCACATTTGGCAAGGCACGACAACGAATGACGAGCTAAAGCGAGGCTTGAGTGTCTTACCTAACGTTTGCGTCATCCAAGAACTAGGCGACTATTGCGAACAAGAAATTATTATAACGCTGACACTGACCAACAAACTTGATGTGTGTATTTATCAGCAACCAGATAACAAGAAGATTTGGTGTGATTATGATGTTATAACGGCGACCGTTAAAACGCTGATTAATACCAATAAAGACGTAACGCTGGTTATTCAAGACATGTTAACCGGCGAAGAGTACGGCTATACCGATGTCCACGTCAGTGTTTATCAACCGGTACAAAAACGACGAAAACGCCGCTACGGCATGGGATTTTTATAA
- the rimO gene encoding 30S ribosomal protein S12 methylthiotransferase RimO, whose product MSVETFDPKNTQVKTSSQTSAENAKAVKRSVSDTATKASDNSIAGNSRIGFVSLGCPKNLVDSERILTQLRTEGYDVVNSYDDAELVIVNTCGFIDSAVQESLDTIGEALAENGKVLVTGCLGAKEDDIVEIHPNVLGVTGPHAYDEVMSQVHQHVTKPVHNPFTSLVPDQGVKLTPKHYAYLKISEGCDHRCTFCIIPSMRGDLDSRPVGDVLSEAKRLVKAGVNELLVISQDTSAYGADVKHKLDFYEGMPVKTHMKALCEELAKLGAWVRLHYVYPYPHVDDIIPLMAEGKVLPYLDIPLQHASKRILKLMKRPGSSDRTLERIKKWREICPELVIRSTFIVGFPGETEQEFEELIDFIREAQLDRVGCFAYSDVEGAKANELPDHLPEAVKQDRLQRFMQVQAEISKSKLQQRVGQEYLILIDDVTTEGAIGRSYMDAPEVDGKVYLTDEFDVEPGDMIWAQVIHADEHDVWAVKVED is encoded by the coding sequence ATGAGCGTAGAAACATTTGATCCTAAAAACACACAAGTTAAAACGTCGTCGCAAACCTCAGCAGAAAATGCTAAAGCGGTAAAACGCAGTGTTAGTGACACCGCCACCAAAGCGAGTGATAACAGCATCGCCGGTAATTCTCGCATTGGCTTTGTCAGCTTGGGGTGTCCTAAAAACTTAGTGGACTCTGAACGTATCCTTACCCAGCTTCGTACCGAAGGTTATGATGTGGTTAACTCCTATGATGATGCTGAGCTGGTGATTGTTAATACTTGTGGCTTTATTGATTCGGCTGTACAGGAATCGCTTGATACCATAGGTGAAGCGTTGGCAGAGAATGGTAAAGTACTGGTCACTGGCTGCTTGGGTGCAAAAGAAGATGACATTGTTGAAATTCACCCTAATGTACTGGGCGTGACCGGTCCACATGCCTATGACGAAGTAATGAGCCAAGTGCATCAACATGTGACCAAACCTGTGCACAACCCCTTTACCTCATTAGTACCTGATCAAGGTGTCAAATTAACGCCAAAACACTACGCCTATCTAAAAATATCGGAAGGTTGTGATCATCGTTGCACCTTCTGTATTATTCCGTCGATGCGCGGTGATTTAGATTCTCGTCCAGTAGGTGACGTACTGAGTGAAGCCAAACGCCTAGTCAAAGCTGGCGTTAATGAATTATTGGTTATTTCACAAGATACCTCGGCATATGGCGCAGACGTTAAGCACAAGCTCGACTTCTACGAAGGCATGCCAGTAAAAACACACATGAAAGCCTTATGTGAAGAGTTAGCGAAATTAGGCGCTTGGGTACGCTTACATTATGTCTACCCATACCCACATGTCGACGATATCATTCCACTTATGGCTGAAGGAAAAGTACTGCCATATTTAGACATTCCATTACAACACGCCAGCAAGCGTATTCTTAAGCTGATGAAACGCCCTGGCAGCTCCGATCGAACTCTAGAGCGCATCAAAAAGTGGCGTGAAATTTGTCCTGAGCTGGTTATTCGCTCAACCTTTATTGTTGGCTTCCCTGGTGAAACTGAGCAAGAATTCGAAGAGTTGATCGACTTTATCCGTGAAGCACAACTCGACCGCGTTGGCTGTTTTGCGTATTCCGACGTCGAAGGCGCTAAAGCTAACGAGTTACCCGACCACCTGCCTGAAGCCGTAAAGCAAGACCGCTTACAGCGTTTTATGCAAGTTCAAGCTGAAATATCGAAGAGCAAACTGCAACAGCGTGTCGGTCAAGAATACTTAATATTAATTGATGACGTGACGACCGAAGGAGCCATTGGTCGCAGTTATATGGATGCCCCAGAAGTCGATGGTAAAGTATATTTAACGGATGAATTTGACGTTGAGCCTGGTGACATGATTTGGGCACAAGTTATTCATGCTGATGAGCACGATGTTTGGGCTGTTAAGGTTGAAGATTAA
- a CDS encoding S8 family serine peptidase — translation MKSVALAIGTVLYSYSAVAAANDAGANGEATLKGIDIPQAVLSKYKKDGIVEHNQRGVNGPNGSVNRQLQPLATKQKFVPEADITGEQTYIIRLKDSPVATYDGRISGYPATALNATPETGEHKLFSATRDNRADITKYQNYLFEKQGSFLQKAGNTLGMQLQPRLQYTKAFNGMSVRMTQEQAMRLAELPEVAHIQRSRMKELLSDVGPEHIEADKAWTGETTVATELKGEGMIVGIIDTGVNTDHVSFADVGDDGYDHENPWGEGVYVGDCTVAGQEHMCNDKLIGVRSYDVITDIYDADEFQENPNPWMPNELVRPKNGEDYNGHGSHVAGTAAGNVIYDAPLLQAVPGNGDGIETGFTFDRVSGVAPHANIVSYQVCYPGDHTYLGCPDEAILAAIEDAIEDGVDAINFSIGGGEPFPWESAMELAFLSAREAGINVAVAAGNSGHYNISHVAPWQTIVAASNHGREIAVEGKSIAQMTGGDTTPPSDITAGGISEEYTGNIVLAENFGNALCSEPFPEGTFNGEIVACQRGDVGRVAKADNVLAGGAGGFVLYNVQWGGAEGNVVNDVYPLPGAHIDAGAGYQLKNWLSSGEGHMATITASTVTTRINEDTVDTIADFSSRGPSRTNKHLFVPTVAAPGVGVYAPFADEQPFSMYPASADWSSLSGTSMASPHVAGAMALVQQAHPDWTPTEVQSALQMTATPAKLNTWQGPQEAGFYDTGTGIINVANAINAGLIMDESIENFMDANPRNGGDTRNLNLPQVLDMTCKQKCVWVRTVKATRDGTWTVDTETSEYSVKLRAIPETFELKAGEVQTIMIEGEILDSQNRLHGSELEVHGKIFLTPDNEDIPSVMWPAALRFDHGSLPTKVESVIHRNTGKEVIGGLQTEAIKDFTSRAYQPVQADIHEFTLVQDYDQSSPFNDGKVEVEQGIDKVIWLDVPAGSKRVVAEVLEHVSSTAENGWDEGVASMLMGIDINGDGEIQTQDEAICWSNAAWENNWCNINNPDAGKYWVLIHNHKMFWDGDAPEDTYRVATGIVSDEVSTDIEVTGPATTDGLMPYEVEMHWNMTDLEKGDIVYSAFDIGTDAGNPGNLGFVPVRLERGVNEVSVNASQTKARAGDIVDITLNVVPNKTGQDRNVHLASMMPEGTTLIPGSVTVKGQFDAMIEEADNGFTVTATQFDSRDMDYEYVMTTNLDDAMCMTPNFGGPSDGGYVDLQAFNIYPSFGGSNSDNVEIPFSNFWYEDVEYALYENHEYAGTKSINISPMGYVELNGFPLFWDMHMPFPYYGFPDQLIGVMWKGAFFTKDNASMSVPFAPNSDADLNSGISVAVTNGETKHIIIEWDNARGQTYTGMNWDTYEPIFEPMQGDSYDFEVILNMNTSYNKGEYEIIKAYDNIDFGTASGEGSIGLQGYHGARSDFSPLYGYKGTSFAYNDLKDKIVDDLVICYDLVGPEASQFELTFQARINEDSTGKSLVFNVDNQVEGLDAIVAEHVIDVPSNIKVGAINDQEIGEDEILEGIMVAYSDSDQGANTITVTGDNISATVHGHESGSSIDIEPKRNFNGETEVFVTVTDNLYPSDSYTTSFMLTVTGKKDAPVAQLASGTLTDGGVVLLTAMEGDTVTLDASASYDVDGDALTFSWEGPGSIAGADSATASVTGLSVGEHTFTVTVSDGDSVATTEVVVTVEAAPVVEAPAPKSGGGALFYLIALLGLAIGARRRA, via the coding sequence ATGAAATCTGTAGCTTTAGCTATTGGTACTGTACTTTACAGTTATAGTGCCGTAGCCGCTGCCAATGATGCTGGCGCCAATGGCGAAGCAACATTGAAAGGAATCGATATTCCACAAGCAGTGTTAAGCAAATATAAGAAAGATGGTATCGTTGAACACAATCAACGTGGTGTTAACGGTCCAAACGGTTCAGTTAACCGTCAGTTACAACCTTTAGCGACAAAACAAAAGTTTGTTCCTGAAGCGGATATTACCGGCGAACAAACTTACATCATTCGTCTAAAAGATAGCCCTGTTGCGACTTATGATGGTCGTATTTCAGGCTACCCTGCAACGGCGCTAAATGCCACACCAGAAACAGGTGAACACAAGCTATTTTCAGCTACACGTGATAACCGCGCTGATATCACTAAGTACCAAAACTACCTATTCGAAAAACAAGGTAGTTTCTTACAAAAAGCTGGCAATACCTTAGGTATGCAACTGCAACCGCGTTTACAATACACTAAAGCCTTTAATGGTATGTCGGTACGTATGACGCAAGAACAGGCAATGCGTCTAGCTGAATTACCAGAAGTTGCTCATATTCAACGCTCGCGCATGAAAGAGCTACTATCAGATGTTGGTCCTGAGCATATCGAAGCTGATAAAGCTTGGACAGGTGAAACTACCGTCGCGACAGAGCTTAAAGGTGAAGGTATGATCGTTGGTATCATCGATACCGGTGTGAATACTGACCACGTATCATTTGCTGATGTTGGTGACGATGGTTACGATCACGAAAACCCATGGGGCGAAGGCGTATACGTTGGTGACTGTACCGTTGCCGGCCAAGAGCACATGTGTAACGACAAACTGATTGGTGTACGTAGCTACGATGTTATCACTGACATCTACGACGCTGATGAGTTTCAAGAAAACCCAAATCCTTGGATGCCAAACGAATTAGTCCGCCCGAAAAATGGTGAAGATTACAACGGTCACGGCTCTCACGTAGCTGGTACCGCAGCAGGTAACGTAATTTACGATGCGCCACTACTGCAAGCAGTACCAGGTAATGGTGATGGTATTGAAACCGGCTTTACCTTTGATCGCGTTTCAGGTGTTGCACCACATGCAAACATCGTCTCTTACCAAGTATGTTACCCTGGCGATCACACCTACTTAGGCTGTCCTGATGAAGCAATTCTAGCTGCCATTGAAGATGCGATTGAAGATGGCGTTGATGCGATTAACTTCTCAATTGGTGGTGGTGAGCCATTCCCTTGGGAATCAGCAATGGAGCTTGCGTTCTTATCAGCACGTGAAGCAGGTATCAACGTAGCGGTAGCGGCTGGTAACTCGGGTCACTACAACATCTCTCACGTTGCACCATGGCAAACCATTGTTGCTGCAAGTAATCACGGTCGTGAAATTGCTGTAGAAGGTAAATCTATCGCGCAAATGACAGGTGGTGATACCACACCTCCTAGTGATATTACCGCAGGTGGTATCTCTGAAGAATACACTGGCAATATCGTGTTAGCTGAAAATTTTGGCAACGCATTATGTTCAGAACCGTTCCCAGAAGGTACGTTTAACGGCGAAATCGTTGCTTGTCAACGTGGTGACGTAGGCCGTGTAGCCAAAGCAGATAACGTTTTAGCTGGCGGCGCCGGCGGTTTTGTTCTATACAACGTCCAATGGGGTGGTGCTGAAGGTAATGTTGTAAACGATGTTTACCCGCTTCCTGGCGCACACATTGATGCTGGTGCAGGTTACCAATTAAAGAATTGGTTATCATCTGGTGAAGGCCACATGGCTACCATCACGGCAAGCACCGTAACGACGCGTATCAACGAAGACACGGTTGACACCATTGCTGACTTCTCTTCACGCGGTCCATCTAGAACCAACAAACACTTGTTTGTACCAACCGTTGCGGCACCAGGTGTTGGTGTATATGCCCCATTTGCTGATGAACAACCGTTTAGCATGTACCCTGCATCTGCTGACTGGTCAAGCTTAAGCGGTACCTCTATGGCAAGCCCACACGTTGCTGGTGCTATGGCTCTTGTACAACAAGCACACCCAGATTGGACGCCTACAGAAGTTCAATCGGCACTGCAAATGACAGCGACACCTGCTAAGTTAAATACTTGGCAAGGTCCTCAAGAAGCCGGCTTCTACGATACTGGTACAGGTATCATTAATGTTGCCAATGCGATCAATGCGGGTCTTATTATGGACGAAAGCATTGAAAACTTTATGGACGCGAATCCTCGTAACGGTGGTGACACACGCAACTTGAACTTACCACAAGTGCTAGACATGACTTGTAAGCAAAAGTGTGTTTGGGTAAGAACGGTTAAAGCAACTCGTGACGGTACATGGACTGTTGATACTGAAACCTCTGAATACAGTGTTAAGCTTCGTGCAATTCCAGAAACGTTCGAGCTAAAAGCTGGTGAAGTACAAACCATCATGATTGAAGGTGAGATCCTTGACAGCCAAAACCGTCTGCATGGTTCAGAGCTTGAAGTTCACGGTAAGATCTTCTTAACGCCAGATAACGAAGACATTCCATCTGTTATGTGGCCGGCTGCATTGCGTTTCGACCACGGTTCACTACCGACTAAAGTTGAAAGCGTAATTCACCGTAACACAGGTAAAGAAGTGATTGGCGGCCTACAAACGGAAGCCATCAAAGACTTTACTTCTCGTGCTTACCAGCCTGTTCAGGCAGACATTCACGAGTTTACCTTAGTACAAGATTACGATCAGTCTAGTCCATTTAATGATGGCAAAGTTGAAGTCGAACAAGGCATTGACAAAGTCATTTGGTTAGATGTGCCAGCAGGTAGCAAACGCGTTGTTGCTGAAGTATTAGAGCATGTATCTTCAACCGCTGAAAACGGCTGGGACGAAGGTGTTGCCTCTATGCTTATGGGTATCGATATTAACGGTGATGGTGAAATCCAAACTCAAGACGAAGCTATTTGTTGGTCAAATGCTGCTTGGGAAAACAACTGGTGTAACATCAACAATCCTGATGCGGGTAAGTACTGGGTACTGATCCATAACCATAAAATGTTTTGGGATGGTGATGCACCAGAAGATACTTACCGCGTAGCGACAGGTATTGTTAGCGATGAAGTATCAACGGACATCGAAGTAACAGGTCCAGCAACGACTGATGGTTTAATGCCATATGAAGTAGAAATGCACTGGAACATGACTGACCTTGAAAAAGGTGACATTGTTTACTCTGCATTCGATATTGGTACCGATGCCGGTAACCCTGGTAACTTAGGCTTTGTACCAGTTCGCTTAGAACGTGGCGTAAACGAAGTAAGCGTTAACGCAAGTCAAACCAAAGCGCGCGCGGGTGACATCGTTGACATTACCCTAAATGTAGTACCTAACAAAACTGGTCAAGACCGTAACGTTCACCTAGCATCAATGATGCCTGAAGGAACTACTTTAATCCCTGGTTCAGTGACGGTAAAAGGTCAATTTGATGCCATGATTGAAGAAGCGGATAACGGTTTTACCGTAACAGCAACGCAATTTGATTCTAGAGATATGGATTACGAATACGTAATGACCACGAACCTAGATGATGCAATGTGTATGACACCTAACTTTGGTGGTCCATCAGACGGCGGTTATGTTGACTTGCAAGCGTTTAACATTTACCCAAGCTTTGGTGGCAGCAACAGCGACAACGTTGAAATTCCGTTCAGCAATTTCTGGTACGAAGACGTTGAATACGCACTTTACGAAAACCACGAATATGCTGGTACTAAGAGCATTAACATCAGCCCTATGGGTTACGTTGAGCTAAATGGTTTCCCATTATTCTGGGATATGCACATGCCATTCCCATATTATGGTTTCCCTGACCAATTAATTGGTGTTATGTGGAAAGGTGCGTTCTTTACCAAAGACAACGCTTCAATGTCTGTGCCGTTTGCACCTAACAGTGATGCCGACCTAAACTCAGGTATTTCAGTAGCCGTTACCAATGGTGAAACTAAACACATCATCATTGAATGGGATAATGCGCGCGGTCAAACCTACACAGGTATGAACTGGGATACTTACGAGCCAATCTTTGAACCAATGCAAGGCGATAGCTACGACTTCGAAGTTATCTTGAACATGAACACCAGCTACAACAAAGGCGAATATGAAATCATCAAAGCGTATGACAACATCGACTTTGGCACGGCTTCAGGTGAAGGTTCAATTGGTTTACAAGGTTATCACGGCGCACGCAGTGACTTCTCTCCTCTTTACGGTTACAAAGGTACCTCGTTTGCCTATAACGACCTAAAAGACAAGATTGTTGACGACTTAGTAATCTGTTATGACTTAGTTGGCCCAGAAGCTTCACAATTTGAGCTAACTTTCCAAGCACGTATCAACGAAGATTCAACGGGTAAATCGTTGGTGTTCAACGTTGATAACCAAGTTGAAGGCTTAGATGCTATTGTTGCTGAGCACGTTATTGACGTACCAAGCAACATCAAAGTCGGTGCCATCAATGACCAAGAAATTGGTGAAGATGAAATCCTTGAAGGCATCATGGTGGCTTACTCTGATTCAGACCAAGGCGCAAACACTATCACAGTTACTGGTGACAACATTAGCGCTACCGTTCACGGTCACGAGTCTGGCTCATCAATTGATATCGAGCCTAAGCGTAACTTTAACGGCGAAACCGAAGTATTTGTTACCGTAACGGATAACCTATACCCAAGCGATAGCTACACTACAAGCTTCATGCTAACCGTAACCGGTAAAAAAGATGCACCTGTAGCACAATTAGCGTCAGGTACATTAACCGACGGTGGCGTTGTTCTGCTAACAGCTATGGAAGGTGATACCGTAACGCTAGATGCGTCAGCAAGTTATGACGTTGATGGTGATGCGTTAACCTTTAGCTGGGAAGGCCCAGGTAGCATTGCTGGTGCAGATTCTGCAACGGCAAGCGTTACCGGTCTATCGGTTGGTGAGCATACCTTCACAGTAACCGTAAGCGACGGTGATAGCGTAGCAACTACTGAAGTTGTTGTGACTGTTGAAGCTGCACCTGTTGTAGAAGCGCCTGCACCTAAGAGCGGTGGTGGTGCCCTGTTCTACCTAATTGCCCTACTTGGCCTAGCCATTGGTGCGCGTAGAAGAGCATAA